The proteins below are encoded in one region of Sulfolobus islandicus Y.N.15.51:
- a CDS encoding class I SAM-dependent methyltransferase, giving the protein MSDEWIKIFESDFYVREMIKVWDEGEKWANWIDEVVNKYKLEKKVLDVPCGIGRVSYFLANRGYKVTGIDISERMISMARANIQNGKFIVGDMRKIKEIIGNEKYDLVINIYNSLGYYSEEDDLKILESLRNSTRKILVINLDNRDYIIYNRPNEYYTYIPPYLVYSKVDFEQETSRLLIYRKYYINDKEVGEITYKQRLYSIHEILALLKKAGLQPVEVLSGYSWKKFSIMDPEMTIIATPA; this is encoded by the coding sequence ATGAGTGATGAATGGATTAAGATATTTGAATCTGATTTTTACGTTCGTGAGATGATAAAGGTATGGGACGAGGGAGAAAAGTGGGCTAATTGGATAGATGAAGTAGTAAATAAGTACAAGTTAGAAAAGAAGGTTCTTGATGTGCCTTGTGGAATTGGTAGAGTTTCGTATTTTCTCGCAAATAGGGGTTATAAGGTTACTGGAATAGATATTTCAGAAAGAATGATATCGATGGCTAGAGCTAATATTCAAAACGGAAAATTCATAGTAGGAGACATGAGGAAAATAAAGGAAATAATTGGTAACGAAAAATATGATCTTGTGATAAATATCTATAATAGTTTAGGATATTATTCTGAAGAAGACGACCTAAAAATTTTAGAATCGTTGAGAAATAGCACTAGGAAAATATTAGTAATTAACCTAGATAATAGAGATTATATAATATATAATAGACCCAATGAATATTACACTTATATACCACCATATTTAGTTTACTCTAAAGTGGACTTTGAACAAGAAACTTCAAGGTTGTTGATATATAGAAAATATTACATAAATGACAAGGAAGTAGGAGAGATAACCTACAAGCAAAGATTATATAGTATTCATGAGATTTTAGCTCTACTCAAAAAGGCTGGATTACAGCCAGTAGAAGTGCTATCAGGATATTCTTGGAAGAAATTCAGCATAATGGATCCAGAAATGACAATAATAGCTACGCCAGCTTAG
- the asd gene encoding aspartate-semialdehyde dehydrogenase, with product MRRTLKAAILGSTGLVGIEYVRMLANHPYIKVGYLAGKGSVGKPYEEVVRWQTVGQVPKEITDMEVKPTDPKLMDDVDIIFSPLPQGAAGPVEEEFAKHGFPVISNSPDHRFDPDVPLLIPEINPHTISLIDKQRERHDWRGFIVTTPLCTAQGAAIPLAPIYMNFRIDSSLITTIQSLSGAGYPGIPSLDVVDNVLPLGDNYDNKTVKEISRILSETKRMVNDDNDLSLGATTHRIATIHGHYEVIYVTFRDDVSVEKIRETLDSFRGEPQKLKLPTAPDKPILLTNQDARPQVYFDRWAGDPPGMSVVVGRLSQINRRTIRLVSVVHNTVRGAAGGGILAAELLVEKGYIDKR from the coding sequence ATGAGGAGAACACTTAAAGCAGCAATTTTAGGGTCAACAGGGTTAGTTGGAATAGAATACGTTAGAATGCTAGCGAATCATCCATATATCAAAGTGGGATATCTGGCCGGAAAAGGTTCGGTAGGTAAACCGTATGAAGAAGTTGTAAGATGGCAAACTGTAGGTCAAGTTCCAAAGGAAATAACTGACATGGAAGTAAAACCAACTGACCCGAAATTAATGGATGATGTAGATATTATATTCTCACCCTTACCGCAAGGTGCTGCTGGCCCAGTTGAAGAGGAATTCGCAAAGCACGGGTTCCCAGTAATTAGTAATTCTCCAGACCATAGATTTGATCCTGACGTACCATTGTTGATACCTGAAATAAACCCCCACACGATATCACTTATTGATAAGCAAAGGGAAAGGCACGATTGGAGGGGTTTTATAGTTACTACACCATTATGCACTGCCCAAGGAGCTGCAATTCCATTAGCACCAATATACATGAACTTTAGAATAGATAGTAGCTTGATAACAACTATTCAATCATTGTCTGGTGCTGGCTACCCTGGAATACCTTCGCTAGATGTTGTAGATAATGTATTACCTCTAGGTGACAACTACGATAATAAGACGGTTAAGGAGATTAGTAGGATTTTAAGTGAGACGAAAAGGATGGTGAATGACGATAATGATCTGTCATTAGGTGCAACAACTCATAGAATAGCAACAATTCATGGCCACTATGAGGTAATTTACGTCACTTTTAGAGATGATGTTAGTGTAGAAAAAATCAGAGAGACCCTAGATTCGTTCAGAGGAGAACCGCAGAAATTAAAATTACCAACTGCCCCAGATAAACCAATCCTTTTAACTAATCAAGATGCGAGACCTCAAGTATATTTCGATAGGTGGGCAGGGGATCCACCTGGAATGAGTGTGGTAGTGGGAAGATTAAGCCAAATAAATAGGAGAACTATTAGGTTGGTATCAGTAGTTCACAACACTGTAAGGGGGGCTGCTGGAGGAGGGATATTAGCAGCTGAACTCTTAGTCGAGAAAGGATATATTGATAAAAGGTAA